From Desulfovibrio sp. X2, one genomic window encodes:
- a CDS encoding PhoU domain-containing protein, whose translation MQDLEQNIRFMLLEVTKQMEGTLKALESPSEAAIEKIENRDNYIDNMKSVIENICFSRLHGGETLSKRGVDRLRATHIISNNLERLADHAVNIVRQTRFLTDGEFIKRYEYRPFFDEIFSALEKVYDALFRQDMSLAFKICLSESNLDMLYKKQFDRILNELRAGVETGNLITTVFIFRYLERVGDALLNVGEAIIFYILGEKFKIHQYNALRDTLAAAGREVPISDVEFQSIWGTRSGCRIGRVRGGRDGGADSQGVIFKEGEARKLIQEKINIERWDEIMPGLPPRIVALREEGASASLLLEFLSGCTIQDIVLAGEKQYLGDALLLLEETASEVWEFTKQDTPVNADYIGQCLSRLPDVYRLYPDFDTPVRMIGEVAIPPLRGLLGEARQLDRALAAPFSVFIHGDFNINNIVYDHANQRIHYIDLHRSAQSDYLQDLSVFMVSNFRLPIFDDAARERIRMVISEIYNFGREFARKHGDATYDARLCLGLIRSLLTSVRFELNRKFAKTMYLRGVFLLEKLVTSHRPPEEFRLPLDALFID comes from the coding sequence ATGCAGGACCTGGAACAGAACATCCGCTTCATGCTGCTCGAAGTCACCAAGCAGATGGAGGGGACGCTCAAGGCGCTGGAAAGCCCGTCCGAGGCGGCCATCGAGAAGATCGAGAACCGCGACAACTACATCGACAACATGAAGAGCGTCATCGAGAACATCTGCTTCTCGCGCCTGCACGGCGGGGAGACGCTCTCCAAGCGCGGCGTGGACCGGCTGCGGGCCACGCACATCATCTCCAACAACCTGGAGCGGCTGGCCGACCACGCGGTCAACATCGTGCGCCAGACCCGCTTCCTGACCGACGGCGAGTTCATCAAGCGCTACGAGTACCGGCCCTTCTTCGACGAGATATTCTCCGCCCTGGAGAAGGTCTACGACGCGCTCTTCCGCCAGGACATGTCCCTGGCCTTCAAGATCTGCCTCTCGGAATCCAACCTCGACATGCTCTACAAGAAGCAGTTCGACCGCATCCTGAACGAGCTGCGCGCGGGCGTGGAGACAGGCAACCTGATCACCACGGTCTTCATCTTCCGCTACCTCGAGCGCGTGGGCGACGCGCTCCTGAACGTGGGCGAGGCGATCATCTTCTACATCCTGGGCGAGAAGTTCAAGATCCACCAGTACAACGCCCTGCGCGACACGCTGGCGGCCGCGGGGCGCGAGGTGCCCATCTCCGACGTGGAGTTCCAGTCCATCTGGGGCACGCGCTCGGGCTGCCGCATCGGCCGCGTTCGCGGCGGGCGCGACGGCGGGGCGGACTCCCAGGGCGTCATCTTCAAGGAAGGCGAGGCCAGGAAGCTCATCCAGGAGAAGATCAACATCGAGCGCTGGGACGAGATCATGCCCGGGCTTCCGCCGCGCATCGTGGCCCTGCGCGAGGAGGGGGCATCGGCCTCCCTGCTCCTCGAGTTCCTCTCCGGCTGCACCATCCAGGACATCGTCCTCGCGGGCGAGAAGCAGTACCTGGGCGACGCGCTGCTGCTCCTCGAGGAGACCGCCTCCGAGGTCTGGGAGTTCACCAAGCAGGACACGCCGGTCAACGCCGACTACATCGGCCAGTGCCTCTCGCGCCTGCCCGACGTCTACCGCCTCTACCCGGACTTCGACACCCCGGTGCGCATGATCGGCGAGGTCGCCATCCCCCCGCTCCGGGGCCTTTTGGGCGAGGCCCGGCAGCTGGACCGGGCGCTGGCCGCGCCGTTCTCGGTCTTCATCCACGGCGACTTCAACATCAACAACATCGTCTACGACCACGCCAACCAGCGCATCCACTACATCGACCTGCACCGCTCGGCCCAGAGCGACTACCTGCAGGACCTCTCGGTGTTCATGGTCTCCAACTTCCGGCTGCCCATCTTCGACGACGCGGCACGCGAGCGCATCCGGATGGTCATCTCCGAGATCTACAACTTCGGCCGGGAGTTCGCGCGCAAGCACGGGGACGCGACCTACGACGCGAGGCTCTGCCTCGGGCTCATCCGCTCGCTCCTGACCTCGGTGCGCTTCGAGCTGAACCGCAAGTTCGCCAAGACCATGTACCTGCGCGGCGTCTTCCTGCTCGAGAAGCTCGTGACATCCCACCGGCCGCCGGAGGAGTTCCGTCTCCCCCTGGACGCGCTGTTCATCGACTGA
- a CDS encoding GAK system ATP-grasp enzyme gives MKKVAVVGIPGGWSTERLVRAIEQRTGFGLLVDMGKVRLDLDGGGAFFGEHDLTRLDAVMVKKIAPSYSPSALDRMEILRFVERTGVPVFSKASSILRLIDRLSCTVGLRAGGIPMPPTTITEDVEEAMAAVEEYGRAVFKPLFSSKARGMTVIEPGPEMQEQIEDFKAEGNPVMYIQRMVEHRGLDLGVTFMGGEYVATYARKGSGTSWDTTTRTGGKYVAVTPSKEIIDLAAKAQALFDMAFTCVDVVETPEGPEIYEVSAFGGFRGLLEACNLDAAAMYADFVLGRIA, from the coding sequence ATGAAAAAAGTCGCGGTTGTCGGCATTCCCGGCGGCTGGTCAACGGAACGCCTGGTCAGGGCCATCGAGCAGCGCACGGGCTTCGGCCTGCTCGTGGACATGGGCAAGGTCCGCCTGGACCTGGACGGCGGAGGCGCCTTCTTCGGCGAGCACGACCTGACGCGCCTGGACGCGGTCATGGTCAAGAAGATCGCCCCCTCCTATTCGCCCAGCGCCTTGGACCGCATGGAGATCCTGCGCTTCGTGGAGCGCACGGGCGTGCCGGTCTTCTCCAAGGCCAGCAGCATCCTGCGCCTCATCGACCGCCTGTCCTGCACCGTGGGGCTCCGCGCCGGGGGCATCCCCATGCCGCCCACGACCATCACCGAGGACGTGGAGGAGGCCATGGCCGCGGTCGAGGAATACGGCCGGGCCGTGTTCAAGCCGCTCTTCTCCTCCAAGGCGCGCGGCATGACGGTCATCGAGCCCGGACCCGAGATGCAGGAGCAGATCGAGGACTTCAAGGCCGAGGGCAACCCGGTCATGTACATCCAGAGGATGGTGGAGCACCGCGGCCTGGACCTGGGCGTGACCTTCATGGGCGGCGAGTACGTGGCCACCTACGCGCGCAAGGGCTCGGGCACCTCGTGGGACACCACCACGCGCACGGGCGGCAAGTACGTGGCCGTGACCCCGTCCAAGGAGATCATCGACCTGGCCGCAAAGGCCCAGGCCCTGTTCGACATGGCCTTCACCTGCGTGGACGTGGTGGAGACGCCCGAGGGGCCGGAGATCTACGAGGTCTCGGCCTTCGGCGGGTTCCGCGGGCTGCTCGAGGCCTGCAACCTGGACGCGGCCGCCATGTACGCCGACTTCGTGCTCGGGAGGATCGCATGA
- a CDS encoding HprK-related kinase B, whose protein sequence is MNQARTPDSVAELAAAWKARHPVVGTVFLRFADTRVAVHSNSEALLEALSTYYRDFPGEPAAPGEAEIEVTALECPAPDLGLAYKPKPLEPGKKKVKEEFVDLADGRVVRKRLTGLVFLFGGGENLALGPCLENDNQIVNFINNRHIERLIKGGCLLFHASGVALGNRGISMAGFAGMGKSTLSLAVMRHGTDFVSNDRVMVERATDGGPETLRMHGLAKMPRVNPGTVLNNDALTPVIPAAERCRFEALPAAELWDLEHKYDAFIDECFGPGKFRLSCPLSALVLLNWTRTDDPLRIARIDLRRRRDLMPAFMKELGLFFEMDRDASLRDFSADAYLAMLDGCPVYEFSGGVDFEAAAEACMDILRG, encoded by the coding sequence ATGAACCAGGCCAGGACCCCGGACAGCGTGGCCGAGCTGGCCGCCGCCTGGAAGGCCCGCCACCCCGTCGTCGGAACCGTCTTCCTGCGCTTCGCGGACACCCGCGTGGCCGTGCATTCCAACTCCGAGGCCCTGCTTGAGGCCCTCTCGACCTACTACCGCGACTTCCCGGGCGAGCCCGCCGCGCCGGGCGAGGCCGAGATCGAGGTCACGGCGCTCGAGTGCCCCGCCCCGGACCTCGGGCTGGCCTACAAGCCGAAGCCCCTGGAGCCGGGCAAGAAGAAGGTCAAGGAGGAGTTCGTGGACCTCGCGGACGGGCGCGTGGTGCGCAAGCGCCTCACCGGCCTCGTCTTCCTCTTCGGCGGCGGCGAGAACCTGGCCCTGGGGCCGTGCCTGGAAAACGACAACCAGATCGTCAACTTCATCAACAACCGCCACATCGAGCGGCTGATCAAGGGCGGCTGCCTGCTCTTCCACGCCTCGGGCGTGGCCCTCGGGAACCGGGGCATCTCCATGGCCGGGTTCGCGGGCATGGGCAAGTCCACCCTGTCGCTCGCCGTCATGCGCCACGGCACGGACTTCGTCTCCAACGACCGGGTCATGGTCGAGCGGGCGACGGACGGCGGGCCCGAGACCCTGCGCATGCACGGCCTGGCCAAGATGCCGCGCGTGAACCCCGGCACCGTGCTCAACAACGACGCCCTCACGCCGGTCATCCCGGCCGCGGAGCGCTGCCGCTTCGAGGCCCTGCCCGCCGCCGAGCTCTGGGACCTGGAGCACAAGTACGACGCCTTCATCGACGAGTGCTTCGGGCCGGGCAAGTTCCGCCTGAGCTGCCCGCTCTCCGCCCTCGTGCTGCTCAACTGGACGCGCACGGACGATCCCCTGAGGATCGCGCGCATCGACCTGCGCCGCCGCCGCGACCTCATGCCCGCGTTCATGAAGGAGCTCGGCCTGTTCTTCGAGATGGACCGCGACGCGAGCCTGCGCGACTTCTCCGCGGACGCCTACCTGGCCATGCTCGACGGCTGCCCGGTCTACGAGTTCTCGGGCGGCGTGGATTTCGAGGCCGCGGCCGAGGCCTGCATGGACATCCTGCGCGGCTGA
- a CDS encoding GAK system CofD-like protein, translating into MAQKIRITKSATVPSEVKLERYRRSPDLGPRVLFFSGGTALRALSQEIIEYTHNSIHIMTPFDSGGSSAKIRAAFRMLAVGDIRNRLMALADRSLKGNPEIFELFATRLPKEAPEAELCARLTAMIRGKDRLMAAVPDPMRKIIRNHLQFFLDKMPADFDLRGASIGNLILTGGFFNQQRHIDPVIYLFTRLVEARGTVRPVVNRDAHLAARLADGSVLVGQHLITGKESEPIASPVADVWITNDPADPKPMELPIRAKISKLITSAELICYPMGSFYSSIIANLLPQGVGESVSRADCPKIYVPNTGRDPEMKGLTVAGAVSELFRRLDAGCDAPAPRDRLLNFVLVDSRNGDYNGPIEVQKIRRFGVEVIDAELITPQSAPYLDHTLVLRHLLSLT; encoded by the coding sequence ATGGCGCAGAAGATCCGCATCACCAAGTCCGCCACCGTCCCAAGCGAGGTCAAGCTGGAGCGCTACCGCCGCTCGCCGGACCTCGGCCCGCGCGTCCTCTTCTTCAGCGGCGGCACGGCCCTGCGAGCGCTCTCCCAGGAGATCATCGAGTACACCCACAACTCGATCCACATCATGACCCCCTTCGATTCCGGGGGCTCCTCGGCCAAGATCAGGGCCGCCTTCCGCATGCTCGCCGTGGGCGACATCAGGAACCGCCTCATGGCCCTGGCCGACCGCAGCCTCAAGGGCAACCCGGAGATCTTCGAGCTCTTCGCCACCCGCCTGCCCAAGGAGGCCCCGGAGGCCGAGCTGTGCGCGCGCCTCACGGCCATGATCCGGGGCAAGGACCGCCTCATGGCCGCTGTCCCGGACCCCATGCGCAAGATCATCCGCAACCATCTGCAGTTCTTCCTCGACAAGATGCCCGCGGACTTCGACCTGCGCGGGGCGAGCATCGGCAACCTCATCCTCACCGGCGGCTTCTTCAACCAGCAGCGCCACATCGACCCGGTCATCTACCTCTTCACGCGTCTCGTGGAGGCCCGCGGCACGGTGCGCCCCGTGGTCAACCGGGACGCCCACCTGGCCGCCCGCCTGGCCGACGGCAGCGTGCTCGTGGGCCAGCACCTGATCACCGGCAAGGAGAGCGAGCCCATCGCCTCGCCCGTGGCCGACGTCTGGATCACCAACGACCCGGCGGACCCGAAGCCCATGGAGCTGCCCATCCGGGCCAAGATCAGCAAGCTCATCACCTCGGCGGAGCTCATCTGCTACCCCATGGGCTCCTTCTACAGCTCCATCATCGCCAACCTCCTGCCGCAAGGCGTGGGCGAGTCCGTGAGCCGGGCCGACTGCCCCAAGATCTACGTGCCCAACACCGGCCGCGACCCGGAGATGAAGGGCCTCACCGTGGCCGGCGCCGTGAGCGAGCTCTTCCGCCGCCTGGACGCGGGCTGCGACGCGCCCGCCCCCCGCGACCGGCTGCTCAACTTCGTGCTCGTGGACAGCAGGAACGGCGACTACAACGGCCCCATCGAGGTCCAGAAGATCAGGCGCTTCGGCGTGGAAGTCATCGACGCGGAACTCATCACGCCCCAGTCCGCCCCCTACCTCGACCACACCCTCGTCCTGCGCCACCTGCTCTCCCTGACCTGA
- a CDS encoding HD domain-containing protein, which yields MTQPFKDAVAVCKTILRNGFDAYVINSRFQVELERDEGEREVDIATDMLFDDLVKLFPNAACSEGDGEIAVIEEAGTTFRFHEVNLLETAHPEALLVKTTPRLQKRMESRKKDRSSLACPYIPRAADLYEGFADMGEGRVRLSGEPGLTLKRNLLYGIRALRFAANYDLPIEENTWVAIVRSAQRILDYVPVTDIMDEWRKVEAESMWRFVQLLFDSMILHGLLPQIAALTRLRHIKNETGVDESVFDHVIQVMRRYPEELPFDWYGTLACLFHDIGKIFTAEYFDDKWHFHQHHRVGAQVTRKILGRLRLPPEEMDLICHLVRHHMRFQYMLTERGARRFMALEEYPRLVEMARADIKAREGNYTNFNHNVKMLEKAKTPEEMSEPLLNGKEIMECTGLTPGPAIGLIRDALLQAQIEGKVRTPDEAVEFVLARKNAML from the coding sequence ATGACGCAGCCGTTCAAGGATGCTGTCGCCGTCTGCAAGACCATACTGCGCAACGGATTCGACGCCTACGTGATCAACTCGCGCTTCCAGGTGGAGCTCGAGCGGGACGAGGGCGAGCGCGAAGTGGACATCGCCACGGACATGCTCTTCGACGATCTGGTGAAGCTCTTCCCCAACGCCGCCTGCTCCGAGGGCGACGGGGAGATCGCCGTCATCGAGGAGGCCGGGACGACCTTCCGCTTCCACGAGGTCAACCTGCTCGAGACCGCGCACCCCGAGGCGCTGCTGGTGAAGACCACGCCGCGCCTGCAAAAGCGCATGGAGTCGCGCAAGAAGGACAGGTCGAGCCTCGCCTGCCCCTACATCCCCAGGGCCGCTGACCTCTACGAGGGCTTCGCGGACATGGGCGAGGGCCGGGTGCGGCTGTCCGGCGAGCCCGGGCTGACGCTCAAGCGGAACCTGCTCTACGGCATCCGGGCGCTGCGCTTCGCGGCCAACTACGACCTGCCCATCGAGGAGAACACCTGGGTGGCCATCGTGCGTTCGGCCCAGCGCATCCTGGACTACGTGCCGGTCACGGACATCATGGACGAGTGGCGCAAGGTGGAGGCCGAGAGCATGTGGCGCTTCGTGCAGCTGCTCTTCGACTCCATGATCCTGCACGGCCTGCTGCCGCAGATCGCGGCCCTGACGAGGCTCCGCCACATCAAGAACGAGACCGGGGTGGACGAGTCGGTCTTCGACCACGTCATCCAGGTCATGCGCCGCTATCCCGAGGAGCTGCCCTTCGACTGGTACGGCACGCTGGCCTGCCTGTTCCACGACATCGGCAAGATCTTCACGGCCGAATACTTCGACGACAAGTGGCACTTCCACCAGCACCACCGCGTGGGCGCCCAGGTCACGCGCAAGATCCTCGGCCGCCTGCGCCTGCCGCCCGAGGAGATGGACCTCATCTGCCACCTGGTGCGCCACCACATGCGCTTCCAGTACATGCTCACCGAGCGCGGCGCGCGCCGCTTCATGGCGCTCGAGGAGTACCCGCGCCTGGTGGAGATGGCCCGCGCGGACATCAAAGCGCGCGAGGGCAACTACACCAACTTCAATCACAACGTGAAGATGCTCGAGAAGGCCAAGACTCCGGAGGAGATGTCCGAGCCGCTTTTGAACGGCAAGGAGATCATGGAGTGCACCGGCCTCACGCCGGGACCGGCCATCGGACTCATCCGCGACGCGCTGCTCCAGGCCCAGATCGAGGGCAAGGTGCGCACCCCGGACGAGGCCGTCGAGTTCGTCCTGGCCCGCAAGAACGCCATGCTGTAG
- the lgt gene encoding prolipoprotein diacylglyceryl transferase has protein sequence MIFQPNIDPVAVHIGPLAVRWYGLMYLIGISAGWILGRMRTRRPWAPINARQMDDLVWYLALGVLVGARVGYMLFYDFPVFMENPLRLFEVWRGGMSFHGGLIGTVIGMWWFARKEKVRFFAVTDFVAPLAPIGLFCGRIGNFINGELWGKPTTLPWGVVFRDPLAGLVPRHPSELYEALLEGVTLFTILWLWSGKKRPVRSTSGLFLIFYGLFRFLVEFVREPDIQLGYLAFGWVTMGQILSLPMILFGVWLLATAGREEPEA, from the coding sequence ATGATCTTTCAGCCGAACATAGACCCCGTTGCCGTGCACATCGGCCCGCTGGCCGTGCGCTGGTACGGCCTGATGTACCTCATCGGCATCTCCGCGGGCTGGATCCTCGGCCGCATGCGCACGCGGCGGCCCTGGGCGCCCATTAACGCCCGCCAGATGGACGACCTGGTCTGGTACCTGGCGCTCGGCGTGCTCGTGGGCGCGCGCGTCGGCTACATGCTGTTCTACGACTTCCCGGTGTTCATGGAGAATCCGCTCAGGCTCTTCGAGGTCTGGCGGGGCGGCATGTCGTTCCACGGCGGGCTCATCGGCACGGTGATCGGCATGTGGTGGTTCGCGCGCAAAGAGAAGGTCCGCTTCTTCGCGGTCACGGACTTCGTGGCCCCGCTCGCGCCCATCGGGCTGTTCTGCGGCCGCATCGGCAACTTCATCAACGGCGAGCTGTGGGGCAAGCCCACGACGCTCCCCTGGGGCGTGGTCTTCCGCGACCCGCTGGCCGGGCTCGTGCCCAGGCATCCGTCCGAGCTCTACGAGGCCCTGCTCGAGGGCGTGACGCTGTTCACCATCCTCTGGCTGTGGTCCGGGAAGAAGCGGCCGGTGCGCTCCACCTCCGGGCTGTTCCTGATCTTCTACGGCCTGTTCCGCTTCCTGGTGGAGTTCGTGCGCGAGCCGGACATCCAGCTCGGCTACCTGGCCTTCGGCTGGGTGACCATGGGCCAGATCCTGAGCCTGCCCATGATCCTCTTCGGCGTCTGGCTCCTGGCCACGGCCGGGAGGGAGGAACCCGAGGCCTGA
- a CDS encoding glycosyltransferase → MKIDLHVHSRHSTRPSQWVLQKIGCPESFTDPRAIYRTARERGMDMVTVADHNTLQGALEIAELPGTFLSVEITSYFPEDGCKVHVLALDIAESQFAEIQRIRENVFDLSAFLRAENITHVCAHPLFGVNDRLTTDHVEQLLLLFKNLEINGARDDTANRAVRLIAEKLTPGDIERMAERQNLAPTHPEPWKKNLTGGSDDHGGLNIARIHTEVPGAKSLPDFLRGIAEGHAVPRGEPARPETMAHNLYAIAYQFYRTKFGLDRYVNKDIFLRFVDRCLSEDETRATTVVERLQAFWTTRRYLSRRNQNSGTVQDICRREAARLICDDPELHHIAMSTGPMPGQRGQLWYRFCTGATNKVLRHFADSLLTHLSGGNLFDVFHTIGSAGALYTVLAPYFLAYTLFNDDRVFSAEVLHRALGHAPSREPKVAHFTDTFYEVNGVAKTLQQSVALARRTGKDMTMVTCSPDRPDEHPGVRNFNPIGVFDLPEYPQQKVFYPPVLAMLRFASEQDFTHIHTATPGPIGLAALLIARLFKLPIHGTYHTQIPQYARQLTGDTAMEDMAWKYTIWYYSQMDLVYAPSQATADELAERGLAREKIVLYPRGVDTELFHPSRRNGFLKRYGLTRGTTLLYVGRISREKNLHLLAEAYDALRREIDGLHLVVTGDGPYRAEMEERLAGTGAVFTGVLDGEDLAACFASADVFVFPSATDTFGNVILEAQASGLPVIVSDCGGPHENMVPDSTGLVTRANDLADLTRAVKSLAADPARCTAMGAAARRYTESRTFRHAFDETWNFYSRAG, encoded by the coding sequence ATGAAGATCGACCTGCACGTCCATTCCCGCCATTCCACCCGGCCCTCCCAGTGGGTGCTCCAGAAGATCGGCTGCCCCGAAAGCTTCACCGACCCCCGCGCCATCTACCGCACCGCCCGCGAGCGCGGCATGGACATGGTGACCGTCGCAGACCACAACACCCTGCAGGGTGCCCTGGAAATCGCCGAACTGCCCGGTACCTTCCTCAGCGTGGAGATCACCTCCTACTTCCCCGAGGACGGCTGCAAGGTCCACGTCCTGGCCCTCGACATCGCCGAGTCCCAGTTCGCCGAGATCCAGCGCATCCGCGAGAACGTCTTCGACCTCTCGGCCTTTCTCCGCGCGGAAAACATCACCCACGTCTGCGCCCACCCGCTCTTCGGCGTCAACGACCGCCTGACCACCGACCACGTGGAGCAGCTCCTGCTGCTCTTCAAGAACCTGGAGATCAACGGCGCGCGCGACGACACCGCCAACCGGGCCGTGCGCCTGATCGCGGAAAAGCTCACGCCCGGGGACATCGAGCGCATGGCCGAGCGCCAGAACCTCGCGCCCACCCACCCCGAGCCCTGGAAGAAGAACCTCACCGGCGGCTCGGACGACCACGGCGGACTGAACATCGCCCGCATCCACACCGAGGTCCCGGGCGCGAAAAGCCTCCCGGACTTCCTGCGCGGCATCGCCGAGGGCCACGCCGTGCCCCGCGGCGAGCCCGCCCGGCCCGAGACCATGGCCCACAACCTCTACGCCATCGCCTACCAGTTCTACCGCACCAAGTTCGGACTGGACCGCTACGTCAACAAGGACATCTTCCTGCGCTTCGTGGACCGCTGCCTCTCCGAGGACGAGACCCGCGCCACCACCGTCGTGGAGCGCCTGCAGGCCTTCTGGACCACGCGCCGCTACCTCTCGCGCAGGAACCAGAACTCCGGCACCGTGCAGGACATCTGCCGCCGCGAGGCCGCCCGCCTCATCTGCGACGACCCCGAGCTGCACCACATCGCCATGTCCACCGGCCCCATGCCCGGACAGCGCGGCCAGCTCTGGTACCGCTTCTGCACCGGCGCCACCAACAAGGTGCTGCGCCACTTCGCGGACAGCCTCCTGACCCACCTCTCCGGCGGCAACCTCTTCGACGTCTTCCACACCATCGGCTCGGCAGGCGCCCTCTACACCGTGCTCGCCCCCTACTTCCTGGCCTACACCCTGTTCAACGACGACCGCGTCTTCAGCGCCGAGGTGCTCCACCGCGCGCTCGGCCACGCCCCGAGCCGCGAACCCAAGGTCGCCCACTTCACCGACACCTTCTACGAGGTCAACGGCGTGGCCAAGACGCTGCAGCAAAGCGTCGCCCTGGCCCGGCGCACGGGCAAGGACATGACCATGGTCACCTGCTCGCCCGACCGCCCGGACGAACACCCCGGCGTCAGGAACTTCAACCCCATCGGCGTCTTCGACCTGCCCGAATACCCGCAGCAGAAGGTCTTCTACCCGCCGGTCCTGGCCATGCTGCGCTTCGCCTCGGAGCAGGACTTCACCCACATCCACACCGCCACGCCCGGGCCCATCGGCCTGGCCGCCCTGCTCATCGCCCGGCTCTTCAAGCTGCCCATCCACGGCACCTACCACACCCAGATCCCCCAGTACGCCCGCCAGCTCACCGGCGACACCGCCATGGAGGACATGGCCTGGAAATACACCATCTGGTATTATAGCCAGATGGACCTGGTCTACGCGCCCTCCCAGGCCACGGCCGACGAGCTGGCCGAACGCGGCCTGGCGCGCGAAAAGATCGTCCTCTACCCGCGCGGCGTGGACACCGAGCTCTTCCACCCCTCGCGCCGCAACGGCTTCCTCAAGCGCTACGGCCTCACGCGCGGCACCACCCTGCTCTACGTCGGCCGCATCTCGCGCGAAAAGAACCTCCACCTCCTGGCCGAAGCCTACGACGCCCTGCGCCGGGAGATCGACGGGCTGCACCTCGTGGTCACCGGAGACGGCCCGTACCGCGCCGAAATGGAGGAACGCCTCGCCGGAACCGGCGCCGTGTTCACCGGCGTGCTCGACGGCGAAGACCTCGCCGCCTGCTTCGCCTCGGCCGACGTCTTCGTCTTCCCCAGCGCCACCGACACCTTCGGCAACGTCATCCTCGAGGCCCAGGCCTCGGGCCTGCCCGTCATCGTCAGCGACTGCGGCGGCCCCCACGAGAACATGGTCCCCGACTCCACCGGACTCGTCACCCGCGCCAACGACCTCGCCGACCTCACCCGCGCCGTGAAAAGCCTCGCCGCCGATCCGGCACGCTGCACCGCCATGGGCGCCGCCGCCCGCCGCTACACCGAATCCCGCACCTTCCGCCACGCCTTCGACGAGACCTGGAACTTCTACAGCCGCGCCGGATAG